One part of the Prunus persica cultivar Lovell chromosome G5, Prunus_persica_NCBIv2, whole genome shotgun sequence genome encodes these proteins:
- the LOC109949382 gene encoding uncharacterized protein LOC109949382 isoform X2 — MSQPSTAAKLTSGQDHVASRQDNLLGKISEMEKSMGKISQMEKSLGKIWEMNKSLGKILEMEKSLGKIPEMEESLGQLFDLTKSITEELCLLLPIPHVTTAIPISTVIDGSPNHEAVKLYPSLPVDWEHASTRSVYLLVSSYGREYSNAIYEVKFKHGAGVTHEPPVVGLVAKFCEGICIQAARNFNRSKLYILMQEGGYIIDTNNNRLTHSSIPPTLAPKSIATVVSAYDKIYCVASPSCFPLSSEPSFERYDPDRNIWEEMPSFPFYRYYDTYMDITGYAVCYGVILFSLCGWKENNFDVVAFHESRKRWNRVQVDTSIRYAPFHGRAVVVGKTICALHGDEFIGFSFSMDKGNDDIIAYSLRKMFVLQGLEIASPPWPFCDYKTEYLVHLGNLDFFHVKTGCCDVNIEVQFLCITTFQVVVGDGGRDMIKTINSTVHSVDIKDLDWFWLIFCFTPDFGDYEPISDKQDCTMDENCFLVGGNYTTMAKKEEAKQGIAARKLEEIAARQLEIRNYKKICPSNMRIQKPRRATT, encoded by the exons ATGTCTCAACCTTCCACCGCCGCTAAGCTCACCTCGGGTCAAGACCATGTGGCTTCACGCCAAGATAATCTGCTGGGCAAGATATCGGAGATGGAGAAATCTATGGGCAAGATATCGCAGATGGAGAAATCTCTGGGCAAGATATGGGAGATGAACAAATCTCTGGGCAAGATATTGGAGATGGAGAAATCTCTGGGAAAGATACCGGAGATGGAGGAATCTCTGGGCCAACTGTTTGATTTGACAAAATCAATAACGGAGGAGCTTTGCTTACTACTCCCCATCCCACACGTAACGACGGCCATTCCAATTTCCACGGTGATTGACGGCAGTCCCAACCATGAGGCCGTTAAGCTTTATCCAAG CTTGCCTGTGGATTGGGAGCATGCATCAACTAGATCTGTATATTTATTGGTGTCTTCTTATGGGCGCGAATACTCTAATGCAATCTATGAAGTGAAATTCAAACACGGAGCAGGAGTCACTCATGAACCCCCAGTGGTTGGACTTGTTGCCAAGTTCTGTGAGGGTATATGCATTCAAGCTGCACGGAATTTCAACCGCTCCAAATTATACATTCTTATGCAGGAAGGTGGATATATTATTGACACCAACAATAATAGGTTAACACATTCATCTATTCCTCCTACCCTAGCTCCTAAATCAATAGCAACTGTTGTGTCTGCGTATGACAAGATTTATTGTGTTGCAAGTCCATCATGCTTCCCACTAAGTTCGGAGCCCTCATTTGAGAGATATGATCCTGATCGGAATATTTGGGAGGAAATGCCTTCGTTTCCATTTTATAGATATTATGACACCTATATGGATATAACTGGTTATGCTGTTTGTTATGGcgttattttgttttcattgtgTGGgtggaaagaaaataatttcgATGTCGTTGCTTTTCATGAGAGTAGAAAGCGATGGAATCGGGTGCAAGTTGACACTTCTATTCGTTATGCTCCTTTCCATGGGAGGGCCGTGGTTGTCGGCAAGACTATATGTGCCTTACATGGGGATGAGTTTATAGGATTCTCTTTTAGTATGGACAAAGGTAATGACGATATTATTGCGTACTCCCTAAGAAAAATGTTTGTATTGCAAGGCCTGGAGATTGCGAGTCCGCCATGGCCATTTTGTGACTATAAGACAGAGTATTTAGTTCATTTGGGGAACCTTGACTTTTTCCATGTAAAGACCGGTTGTTGCGATGTAAATATCGAGGTTCAATTTCTTTGTATCACCACATTTCAAGTTGTTGTTGGAGATGGAGGAAGAGATATGATCAAGACCATAAATTCAACTGTTCATTCTGTGGATATCAAAGACCTTGATTGGTTTTGGCTTATTTTCTGCTTTACGCC TGATTTTGGAGATTATGAACCTATTTCGGATAAACAAGACTGCACTATGGATGAGAATTGTTTTCTGGTTGGGGGGAATTACACGACAATGGCAAAG AAAGAAGAAGCTAAGCAAGGAATAGCGGCCAGAAAGCTGGAAGAAATAGCCGCGAGGCAGCTTGAAATAagaaattataagaaaatttGCCCCTCAAATATGCGAATTCAGAAGCCTCGGAGAGCCACCACCTAG
- the LOC109949382 gene encoding uncharacterized protein LOC109949382 isoform X1, which yields MSQPSTAAKLTSGQDHVASRQDNLLGKISEMEKSMGKISQMEKSLGKIWEMNKSLGKILEMEKSLGKIPEMEESLGQLFDLTKSITEELCLLLPIPHVTTAIPISTVIDGSPNHEAVKLYPSSLPVDWEHASTRSVYLLVSSYGREYSNAIYEVKFKHGAGVTHEPPVVGLVAKFCEGICIQAARNFNRSKLYILMQEGGYIIDTNNNRLTHSSIPPTLAPKSIATVVSAYDKIYCVASPSCFPLSSEPSFERYDPDRNIWEEMPSFPFYRYYDTYMDITGYAVCYGVILFSLCGWKENNFDVVAFHESRKRWNRVQVDTSIRYAPFHGRAVVVGKTICALHGDEFIGFSFSMDKGNDDIIAYSLRKMFVLQGLEIASPPWPFCDYKTEYLVHLGNLDFFHVKTGCCDVNIEVQFLCITTFQVVVGDGGRDMIKTINSTVHSVDIKDLDWFWLIFCFTPDFGDYEPISDKQDCTMDENCFLVGGNYTTMAKKEEAKQGIAARKLEEIAARQLEIRNYKKICPSNMRIQKPRRATT from the exons ATGTCTCAACCTTCCACCGCCGCTAAGCTCACCTCGGGTCAAGACCATGTGGCTTCACGCCAAGATAATCTGCTGGGCAAGATATCGGAGATGGAGAAATCTATGGGCAAGATATCGCAGATGGAGAAATCTCTGGGCAAGATATGGGAGATGAACAAATCTCTGGGCAAGATATTGGAGATGGAGAAATCTCTGGGAAAGATACCGGAGATGGAGGAATCTCTGGGCCAACTGTTTGATTTGACAAAATCAATAACGGAGGAGCTTTGCTTACTACTCCCCATCCCACACGTAACGACGGCCATTCCAATTTCCACGGTGATTGACGGCAGTCCCAACCATGAGGCCGTTAAGCTTTATCCAAG CAGCTTGCCTGTGGATTGGGAGCATGCATCAACTAGATCTGTATATTTATTGGTGTCTTCTTATGGGCGCGAATACTCTAATGCAATCTATGAAGTGAAATTCAAACACGGAGCAGGAGTCACTCATGAACCCCCAGTGGTTGGACTTGTTGCCAAGTTCTGTGAGGGTATATGCATTCAAGCTGCACGGAATTTCAACCGCTCCAAATTATACATTCTTATGCAGGAAGGTGGATATATTATTGACACCAACAATAATAGGTTAACACATTCATCTATTCCTCCTACCCTAGCTCCTAAATCAATAGCAACTGTTGTGTCTGCGTATGACAAGATTTATTGTGTTGCAAGTCCATCATGCTTCCCACTAAGTTCGGAGCCCTCATTTGAGAGATATGATCCTGATCGGAATATTTGGGAGGAAATGCCTTCGTTTCCATTTTATAGATATTATGACACCTATATGGATATAACTGGTTATGCTGTTTGTTATGGcgttattttgttttcattgtgTGGgtggaaagaaaataatttcgATGTCGTTGCTTTTCATGAGAGTAGAAAGCGATGGAATCGGGTGCAAGTTGACACTTCTATTCGTTATGCTCCTTTCCATGGGAGGGCCGTGGTTGTCGGCAAGACTATATGTGCCTTACATGGGGATGAGTTTATAGGATTCTCTTTTAGTATGGACAAAGGTAATGACGATATTATTGCGTACTCCCTAAGAAAAATGTTTGTATTGCAAGGCCTGGAGATTGCGAGTCCGCCATGGCCATTTTGTGACTATAAGACAGAGTATTTAGTTCATTTGGGGAACCTTGACTTTTTCCATGTAAAGACCGGTTGTTGCGATGTAAATATCGAGGTTCAATTTCTTTGTATCACCACATTTCAAGTTGTTGTTGGAGATGGAGGAAGAGATATGATCAAGACCATAAATTCAACTGTTCATTCTGTGGATATCAAAGACCTTGATTGGTTTTGGCTTATTTTCTGCTTTACGCC TGATTTTGGAGATTATGAACCTATTTCGGATAAACAAGACTGCACTATGGATGAGAATTGTTTTCTGGTTGGGGGGAATTACACGACAATGGCAAAG AAAGAAGAAGCTAAGCAAGGAATAGCGGCCAGAAAGCTGGAAGAAATAGCCGCGAGGCAGCTTGAAATAagaaattataagaaaatttGCCCCTCAAATATGCGAATTCAGAAGCCTCGGAGAGCCACCACCTAG
- the LOC18775929 gene encoding general transcription factor IIE subunit 1 — protein sequence MSIEPFNKLVKLVGRAFYDDITKGDNQPKTGRSDNRGIAVVVLDALSRRQWVREEDLAKDLKLHSKQLRRTLRFFEEEKLVTRDHRRETAKGAKMHNAAVAATIDGLPAKEGEEKVKMHTHSYCCLDYAQISDVVRYRVQRMKKKLKDELEDKNTVQEYVCPNCGKRYNALDALQLVSMEDEYFHCESCNGELVAESDKLASQEVGDGDDNARRRRREKLKDLLQKMEAQLKPIYDQLNRVKDLPAPEFGGLQAWEARASAAKRAENGESNGMDPSKSSHGLGYGGTPMPFLGDTKVEVDFSGVEGKGKDIKSEADGAGLKVLPPWMIKQGMNLTKEQRGEVKQEAKMDGSGSLAAPEYSEDKKFNTENNEKNLQDEYLKAYYAALIKRQEEEEAKKAQESSETRVSDAPSGMSPSRQVGMKSKRDEDEGDDNVDWEEAPITGNEENYKVNDLNVEADATAEAEAEDEDDIDWEEG from the exons ATGAGCATCGAGCCTTTCAACAA GTTAGTGAAGCTTGTGGGGAGAGCGTTCTACGACGACATTACCAAAGGAGATAATCAGCCCAAGACCGGCCGGAGCGACAATAGGGGAATCGCCGTGGTGGTGCTCGATGCCCTCTCTAG ACGACAATGGGTCAGAGAAGAGGATTTGGCAAAGGACTTGAAACTGCACTCAAAGCAACTTCGTCGTACTTTGCGATTTTTTGAGGAGGAAAAACTGGTCACCAGAGATCATAGGAGAGAG ACAGCTAAGGGTGCGAAGATGCATAATGCTGCTGTTGCTGCCACGATTGATGGGCTACCTGCAAAAGAAGGGGAAGAGAAAGTTAAGATGCACACTCACTCTTATTGCTGTCTGGACTATGCGCAG ATATCCGATGTGGTCAGGTACAGAGTGCAGCGtatgaagaaaaaactgaaagaTGAATTGGAGGACAAGAACACTGTTCAGGAATATGTATGCCCTAACTGTGGGAAAAG ATACAACGCTTTAGATGCATTGCAACTGGTTTCTATGGAGGATGAGTACTTCCACTGTGAAAGTTGTAATGGGGAACTTGTGGCTGAGAGTGACAAGCTAGCTTCACAAGAAGTCGGAGATGGAGATGACAATGCGAGGAGGCGACGGCgtgaaaaattgaaagactTGCTTCAAAAGATGGAG GCACAACTAAAGCCTATATATGATCAACTTAATAGAGTTAAAGACTTACCTGCTCCTGAATTTGGAGGTCTCCAAGCTTGGGAAGCGCGAGCAAGTGCAGCTAAACgtgcagagaatggtgaatcTAATGGCATGGATCCCTCCAAATCTTCTCATGGGTTGGGTTATGGTGGAACACCAATGCCCTTTCTTGGAGATACAAAG GTTGAAGTTGACTTTTCTGGGGTTGAAGGCAAGGGGAAGGATATCAAATCTGAAGCTGATGGTGCAGGCCTAAAAGTTTTGCCACCTTGGATGATCAAGCAAGGGATGAACCTTACAAAGGAACAACGCGGAGAGGTCAAGCAGGAGGCAAAGATGGATGGCAGTGGCAGTTTAGCAGCTCCAGAATACTCAGAGGACAAAAAGTTTAATACTGAAAACAATGAGAAGAATTTACAG GATGAGTACTTGAAAGCTTATTACGCTGCTTTAATAAaaagacaagaagaagaagaagcaaagaaagCACAGGAATCCTCAGAAACACGTGTCTCTGATGCTCCTTCCGGAATGTCTCCTAGCCGTCAGGTCGGCATGAAATCAAAGCGTGATGAGGATGAAGGAGATGATAATGTGGACTGGGAAGAGGCTCCAATTACAG GTAATGAAGAAAATTACAAGGTCAATGACTTGAATGTGGAAGCTGATGCTACAGCAGAGGCAGAGGCAGAGGATGAGGATGATATAGACTGGGAGGAAGGCTGA